A genomic stretch from Thermomonospora umbrina includes:
- a CDS encoding ABC transporter permease subunit, with amino-acid sequence MTATSSEAPAAGPPRKATFGNVLGSEWTKIRTVKSTFWTLLAGVVVSIGLSGLISLGFTSSYDQLSAEDKAQFDTAAFSLVGLNFGMVAFGVLGVLVITGEYATGMIRTSLTAMPRRTEYLAAKALALTGLVLVVGLVVSFASFFLAQLVYATKDLDGSLGDPGVLRAVIGGAVYLTLIALISLGVGMLLRHTAGAVTTVLGVLFVLPIIGSFLPGSWGDNLAKVLPSNAGGMMMSAREMDDALSPWAGGLVFALYTVVVLAAAFFSFNKRDA; translated from the coding sequence ATGACCGCGACGAGCAGCGAGGCCCCGGCCGCGGGCCCCCCGCGCAAGGCGACGTTCGGGAACGTGCTGGGCTCGGAGTGGACGAAGATCCGCACCGTCAAGTCCACGTTCTGGACGCTGTTGGCGGGTGTCGTGGTCTCCATCGGCCTGTCGGGGCTGATCTCGTTGGGCTTCACGTCCTCCTACGACCAGCTCAGCGCCGAGGACAAGGCGCAGTTCGACACGGCGGCGTTCAGCCTCGTGGGGCTGAACTTCGGGATGGTCGCGTTCGGGGTCCTGGGGGTGCTGGTGATCACCGGCGAGTACGCCACCGGGATGATCCGCACGTCGCTGACCGCGATGCCCCGGCGGACCGAGTACCTGGCCGCCAAGGCGCTGGCGCTGACCGGCCTGGTGCTGGTGGTCGGGCTGGTGGTGTCGTTCGCGTCGTTCTTCCTGGCGCAGTTGGTGTACGCCACGAAGGACCTCGACGGGTCGCTCGGCGATCCGGGCGTGCTGCGGGCGGTGATCGGCGGCGCGGTCTACCTGACGCTGATCGCGTTGATCTCGCTGGGTGTGGGGATGCTGCTGCGGCACACGGCGGGCGCGGTGACGACGGTGCTGGGCGTGCTGTTCGTGCTGCCCATCATCGGGTCGTTCCTGCCCGGGTCGTGGGGCGACAACCTCGCCAAGGTGCTGCCGTCCAACGCGGGCGGGATGATGATGTCGGCCCGCGAGATGGACGACGCGCTGTCGCCGTGGGCCGGCGGCCTGGTGTTCGCGCTCTACACGGTGGTCGTGCTGGCCGCCGCGTTCTTCTCGTTCAACAAGCGCGACGCCTGA
- a CDS encoding winged helix DNA-binding domain-containing protein, with amino-acid sequence MRDDREVTTPFGRFAMSPVVSVARARTHVLVKQGLAGEGLGSVLEAVAATGGVYGTAPTCYLSCAARVPGFRVADLDRELYEERSVVRTRAMRGMAYIEPLDLLPALFACTGEARDKTLVRIAKYAEMTEAETLALADRIEAALHGREPMTVQEIRAVLGGDLPGNRNALQMTVALLGRYGRIVRTRARGTWRSDLYPYARWADWVGAPVEDVDPAAARVEVARRYLRAYGPATTDDLKWWTGWTKRDTVPTIQALGDEITAVSLDGGDAWVLSDEADTLAALDPAAGHGTRLLPVWDAYFMGYANNGGRSRQVREEDYPRVYDKSGNATSVVIVDGVAAGVWELDADGGRIMVAPFDGGLPWDAVEAGAAALGEAIGTALRLERAHVPGPLSDGPRNTFLSPISLRP; translated from the coding sequence ATGCGCGATGATCGTGAGGTCACCACGCCGTTCGGGAGGTTCGCGATGTCACCGGTCGTCTCCGTGGCGCGGGCGCGCACGCACGTGCTCGTCAAGCAGGGGCTGGCGGGGGAGGGGCTCGGCTCCGTCCTGGAGGCCGTGGCCGCCACGGGCGGCGTCTACGGCACCGCGCCGACCTGCTACCTGTCGTGCGCCGCGCGGGTCCCCGGGTTCCGGGTCGCCGACCTCGACCGTGAGCTGTACGAGGAACGCAGCGTGGTGCGGACGCGGGCGATGCGGGGGATGGCCTACATCGAGCCCCTGGACCTGCTCCCCGCGCTGTTCGCCTGCACGGGGGAGGCCCGCGACAAGACCCTCGTCCGCATCGCCAAGTACGCCGAGATGACCGAGGCCGAGACGCTCGCCCTCGCCGACCGGATCGAGGCGGCCCTGCACGGCCGCGAGCCCATGACCGTCCAGGAGATCCGCGCCGTGCTCGGCGGCGACCTCCCCGGCAACCGCAACGCCCTCCAGATGACGGTCGCGCTGCTCGGCCGGTACGGGCGCATCGTCCGCACCAGGGCCCGTGGCACCTGGCGCAGCGACCTGTACCCCTACGCGCGCTGGGCCGACTGGGTCGGCGCGCCCGTCGAGGACGTGGACCCGGCGGCCGCACGCGTCGAGGTGGCCCGCCGCTACCTGCGCGCGTACGGACCCGCGACCACCGACGACCTCAAGTGGTGGACCGGCTGGACCAAGCGCGACACCGTCCCCACGATCCAGGCCCTCGGCGACGAGATCACGGCGGTGTCGCTCGACGGCGGGGACGCCTGGGTGCTGAGCGACGAGGCGGACACGCTCGCGGCCCTCGACCCCGCCGCGGGTCACGGCACCCGGCTGCTCCCCGTCTGGGACGCGTACTTCATGGGGTACGCCAACAACGGCGGACGCTCCCGGCAGGTCCGCGAGGAGGACTACCCGCGCGTCTACGACAAGAGCGGCAACGCCACCTCGGTCGTGATCGTCGACGGGGTCGCCGCCGGCGTCTGGGAACTGGACGCCGACGGAGGCCGCATCATGGTCGCGCCCTTCGACGGCGGGCTGCCCTGGGACGCCGTCGAGGCGGGCGCCGCCGCCCTCGGCGAGGCCATCGGCACCGCCCTGCGACTCGAACGCGCCCACGTCCCCGGGCCGCTGTCGGACGGGCCCCGCAACACGTTCCTGTCCCCGATCTCGCTGCGCCCCTGA
- a CDS encoding hydantoinase/oxoprolinase family protein, with protein MRAQRRIRIGIDTGGTFTDVVALDEDSGRVVATKTPSTPDDPAEGFMTAVGEALDLLGAAGGDVSALAHGTTVATNQLLEDRIGDLGFITTEGFEFLLEIARQSVPDGYGNSYFWVKPPRIVPLHRVRTVGGRLDHTGAELRPFDEEGAVAAARWFRERGVTSIGVCLLHSYADPRHELAMREVLRREHPDAVVSLSCEVLREYREYERAVTTLVDAAVKPTMSRYIDRIARRLESLGAPPFHVMKSNGGVLSAEEVVHQPITTVLSGPAAGALGAALVAGAGGHRSVITLDGGGTSTDVAVVLDGEPTLTTEGSVGRYPSKIPMVDVVTVGAGGGSLAHLSPGGTLKVGPASAGADPGPLCYGRRTDGAPTVTDAHAFLGRIPPHLLGGQIPLEVAAARAGLARLGEELGLDPERCAAGILEISAWNQANAIRRITVQRGLDVRDHPMVAFGGSGPLLACTLVDVLGLPAAIIPENPGNLSAFGLLTVDVRSDFVQTRVARDADLATGVLTATYADLERRATEALHREGFPADRHRHLRSADLRYYGQAFEVRVAAPDGPVDDAFRAEVVRRFHDAHEALYGYCHRDDGERHAVEWVNLRVSGVGPIVRPRLEERPPGDGDPERARTGLREVHFDAWAETPIYRRELLAPGDVLRGPAVIEEFGSTVPLHPGFAARTDSYGNLVVTRA; from the coding sequence ATGCGGGCACAGCGGCGTATCCGGATCGGGATCGACACCGGCGGCACGTTCACGGACGTGGTCGCCCTCGACGAGGACTCGGGACGCGTCGTCGCCACCAAGACACCGTCCACGCCCGACGACCCCGCCGAGGGCTTCATGACCGCGGTCGGCGAGGCCCTCGACCTGCTGGGGGCCGCGGGCGGGGACGTGTCGGCGCTGGCCCACGGCACCACCGTGGCCACCAACCAGCTCCTGGAGGACCGGATCGGCGACCTCGGGTTCATCACCACCGAGGGCTTCGAGTTCCTCTTGGAGATCGCCCGACAGAGCGTCCCCGACGGCTACGGCAACTCCTACTTCTGGGTCAAGCCGCCCCGGATCGTTCCGCTGCACCGGGTGCGGACCGTCGGCGGCAGGCTCGACCACACCGGCGCGGAGCTGCGCCCGTTCGACGAGGAGGGCGCGGTCGCGGCGGCCCGGTGGTTCCGGGAAAGGGGCGTCACGTCGATCGGCGTGTGCCTCCTGCACTCCTACGCCGACCCGCGCCACGAGCTGGCGATGCGGGAGGTGCTGCGCCGTGAGCACCCGGACGCGGTGGTGTCGCTGTCCTGTGAGGTGCTGCGCGAGTACCGCGAGTACGAACGAGCGGTCACCACGCTGGTGGACGCGGCGGTCAAGCCCACGATGTCCCGCTACATCGACCGGATCGCCCGCCGCCTGGAGTCCCTCGGCGCGCCGCCGTTCCATGTCATGAAGAGCAACGGGGGAGTGCTGTCGGCCGAGGAGGTCGTGCACCAGCCCATCACCACGGTGCTGTCCGGCCCGGCCGCCGGGGCGCTGGGCGCGGCCCTGGTGGCGGGCGCCGGCGGCCACCGCTCGGTGATCACCCTGGACGGCGGCGGCACGTCCACCGACGTGGCGGTGGTCCTCGACGGCGAGCCGACGCTGACCACCGAGGGCTCGGTGGGCCGCTACCCGTCCAAGATCCCGATGGTCGACGTCGTCACGGTCGGCGCGGGCGGCGGGTCGCTGGCCCACCTGTCGCCCGGCGGCACCCTCAAGGTGGGGCCCGCCTCGGCGGGGGCCGACCCGGGGCCCCTCTGCTACGGCAGGCGGACGGACGGCGCGCCCACGGTCACCGACGCCCACGCGTTCCTCGGCCGCATCCCGCCGCACCTGCTCGGCGGGCAGATCCCGCTGGAGGTGGCGGCGGCCCGCGCCGGACTGGCCCGCCTCGGCGAAGAGCTGGGCCTGGACCCCGAACGGTGCGCCGCCGGGATCCTGGAGATCAGCGCATGGAACCAGGCCAACGCCATCCGGCGGATCACCGTGCAGCGGGGTCTGGACGTCCGCGACCACCCGATGGTGGCGTTCGGCGGCTCGGGTCCGCTGCTCGCCTGCACGCTGGTCGACGTCCTCGGGCTCCCCGCCGCGATCATCCCGGAGAACCCCGGGAACCTGTCGGCCTTCGGCCTGCTCACCGTGGACGTCAGGAGCGACTTCGTGCAGACCCGGGTGGCCCGCGACGCCGACCTCGCCACGGGCGTCCTGACCGCGACGTACGCCGACCTGGAACGGCGGGCCACCGAGGCCCTGCACCGCGAGGGCTTCCCGGCCGACCGCCACCGGCACCTGCGCTCGGCGGACCTGCGCTACTACGGGCAGGCGTTCGAGGTGCGCGTCGCCGCGCCGGACGGGCCCGTCGACGACGCGTTCCGCGCCGAGGTCGTCCGACGCTTCCACGACGCCCACGAGGCGCTGTACGGCTACTGCCATCGCGACGACGGCGAACGGCACGCGGTCGAGTGGGTCAACCTGCGGGTCTCCGGCGTCGGCCCGATCGTGCGGCCCCGGCTGGAGGAGCGCCCGCCCGGCGACGGCGACCCGGAACGCGCCCGCACCGGGCTGCGCGAGGTTCATTTCGACGCTTGGGCCGAGACCCCGATCTACCGGCGTGAACTCCTCGCCCCCGGGGACGTCCTCCGAGGACCGGCGGTGATCGAGGAGTTCGGCTCGACCGTGCCGCTGCACCCGGGGTTCGCGGCCCGCACGGACTCCTACGGCAACCTGGTGGTGACCCGCGCGTGA
- a CDS encoding ABC transporter ATP-binding protein has translation MRTDEVIDVTGLHQRYGGFEAVRGLSLRVRRGELFALLGTNGAGKTTAMETIEGFRPAAAGTVRVLGRDPYRERRAVRAQAGVMLQEGGLFPDLTVAETVDLWRDLVPRPRPRAEVLEQVALADKAGVRARQLSGGQRRRLDLALAIVGRPRVLFLDEPTTGMDPEARRATWRTVRDLVADGATVLLTTHYLEEAEQLADRLAIMHRGVVEVAGTVAEVLAGHGDRISFRVPSRVPVTELPRPAGTPPRVAVSGGAPVATYTLSGPNGPGVQAALRELLDWADVERLELAGLEARSASLEDVFLRVAGHPAVEEDAR, from the coding sequence ATGCGAACGGACGAGGTCATCGACGTGACCGGGCTGCACCAGCGGTACGGCGGGTTCGAGGCGGTGCGCGGGCTGTCCCTCCGGGTCCGCCGGGGCGAGTTGTTCGCGCTGCTCGGCACGAACGGCGCCGGCAAGACCACCGCCATGGAGACCATCGAGGGCTTCCGCCCCGCCGCCGCCGGGACGGTCCGGGTGCTGGGCCGCGACCCGTACCGGGAGCGGCGGGCCGTCCGCGCGCAGGCGGGTGTCATGCTCCAGGAGGGCGGGCTGTTCCCCGACCTGACGGTGGCCGAGACCGTCGACCTGTGGCGCGACCTCGTGCCCCGGCCCCGCCCCCGCGCCGAGGTCCTCGAGCAGGTCGCGCTCGCCGACAAGGCGGGCGTGCGGGCCCGGCAGTTGTCCGGCGGGCAGCGGCGCCGGCTGGACCTGGCGCTGGCGATCGTCGGCCGGCCCCGGGTGCTGTTCCTGGACGAGCCCACCACCGGCATGGACCCCGAGGCCCGCCGCGCCACCTGGCGCACCGTCCGCGACCTGGTCGCCGACGGCGCCACCGTGCTGCTGACCACCCACTACCTGGAGGAGGCCGAGCAGCTCGCCGACCGACTGGCGATCATGCACCGGGGTGTCGTCGAGGTGGCCGGGACCGTGGCCGAGGTGCTGGCCGGGCACGGCGACCGGATCAGCTTCCGCGTCCCGTCCCGGGTGCCGGTGACCGAGCTGCCGCGCCCGGCGGGCACGCCGCCCCGGGTGGCCGTCAGCGGCGGCGCGCCCGTGGCGACCTACACGTTGAGCGGGCCGAACGGGCCGGGTGTGCAGGCGGCGCTGCGCGAGCTGTTGGACTGGGCCGACGTCGAGCGGCTCGAACTCGCCGGCCTGGAGGCCCGCAGCGCGTCCCTGGAGGACGTGTTCCTGCGGGTCGCCGGACACCCGGCCGTGGAGGAGGACGCCCGATGA
- a CDS encoding hydantoinase B/oxoprolinase family protein yields the protein MKADPIVLEIVEGTLASVEREVETAIARTARSPMIRDAHDFRAGVHDRALRKLTGRSYSALVQPIVRDFPIESMRPGDVFFHNDVYLSEGGIGHLPDLCVTVPVFHDGEVVAFVQAFGHHDDIGGSVPGSMPSHARSAFEEGLMVPPIRLWDQGVPNEAALRIMTRNSRMPDSLAGDLDAECSACLMGARRLAELFDRYGRAQVEACFDAIIDRTTETFRREVLARIPDGTYAWEDYAEHDGVDPPRLHTQRITLTKTPDRIVIDFTGTSPQAKGPINHAGDYADGVFLKKWLAPVLRNLADTPERMAELDVNEGVVPLIEMRFPEKGTLLTPIFPAPTNARTFVILRLLGVLAGVLAKATGGRMPADQETIRYTGVYGEDDSGPYLMREVLGGGSGGRYYADGEDTIHIVPDSRNIPVEFAESRWPFVVERLGLAVDSGGPGERRGGLGYDKHIRMLRDARFMSIADRSLLSCWGVDGGRAGRPFRVEIDGREMPGLVDDEPVRAGQVIRIRTTGGGGWGDPLRRDPLAVARDVRDGKVSPEGARDDYGVVLTGGEVDEAATDDLRRRLSEARGPAPFFDRGPGYRLLSGGRDSSELDHL from the coding sequence GTGAAGGCCGACCCGATCGTCCTGGAGATCGTCGAGGGGACGCTGGCGTCCGTGGAACGCGAGGTCGAGACGGCCATCGCCCGCACCGCCCGCTCCCCGATGATCCGCGACGCCCACGACTTCCGGGCGGGCGTCCACGACCGCGCCCTGCGGAAGCTGACGGGCCGCTCGTACTCGGCGCTGGTCCAGCCGATCGTGCGGGACTTCCCGATCGAGTCCATGCGCCCGGGCGACGTGTTCTTCCACAACGACGTCTACCTGTCCGAGGGCGGCATCGGGCACCTGCCCGACCTGTGCGTCACCGTGCCCGTCTTCCACGACGGCGAGGTGGTGGCGTTCGTCCAGGCGTTCGGGCACCACGACGACATCGGCGGCTCCGTTCCCGGCTCCATGCCCAGCCACGCCCGCAGCGCCTTCGAGGAGGGCCTGATGGTGCCCCCGATCCGGCTGTGGGATCAGGGCGTGCCCAACGAGGCCGCGCTGCGCATCATGACCCGCAACTCGCGGATGCCCGACTCCCTCGCCGGCGACCTCGACGCCGAGTGCTCCGCCTGCCTGATGGGCGCGCGACGGCTCGCCGAGCTGTTCGACCGGTACGGGCGCGCGCAGGTCGAGGCGTGCTTCGACGCCATCATCGACCGGACCACCGAGACGTTCCGCCGCGAGGTCCTCGCCCGCATCCCCGACGGCACGTACGCGTGGGAGGACTACGCCGAGCACGACGGTGTCGACCCGCCCCGCCTGCACACCCAGCGCATCACGCTCACCAAGACCCCCGACCGGATCGTCATCGACTTCACCGGCACCTCCCCGCAGGCCAAGGGGCCCATCAACCACGCGGGCGACTACGCCGACGGGGTCTTCCTGAAGAAGTGGCTGGCGCCCGTCCTGCGCAACCTCGCCGACACCCCGGAGCGCATGGCCGAGCTGGACGTCAACGAGGGCGTGGTGCCCCTCATCGAGATGCGCTTCCCCGAGAAGGGGACACTGCTCACGCCGATCTTCCCGGCCCCCACCAACGCCCGCACCTTCGTGATCCTGCGGCTGCTGGGCGTGCTGGCGGGGGTGCTGGCCAAGGCCACCGGCGGCCGGATGCCCGCCGACCAGGAGACCATCCGCTACACCGGCGTGTACGGGGAGGACGACTCCGGGCCGTACCTGATGCGCGAGGTGCTGGGAGGCGGGTCGGGCGGCCGGTACTACGCCGACGGCGAGGACACCATCCACATCGTCCCCGACTCCCGCAACATCCCGGTCGAGTTCGCCGAGTCCCGGTGGCCTTTCGTGGTGGAGCGGCTCGGCCTGGCCGTCGACTCCGGGGGGCCGGGCGAGCGGCGCGGCGGGCTGGGCTACGACAAGCACATCCGGATGCTGCGCGACGCCCGCTTCATGTCGATCGCCGACCGTTCCCTCCTGTCGTGCTGGGGCGTCGACGGGGGGCGGGCCGGGCGGCCGTTCCGGGTGGAGATCGACGGCCGCGAGATGCCGGGGCTGGTCGACGACGAGCCGGTGCGCGCCGGGCAGGTCATCCGGATCCGCACCACCGGGGGCGGCGGCTGGGGCGACCCGCTGCGCCGCGACCCGCTCGCCGTCGCCCGCGACGTCCGCGACGGCAAGGTCTCGCCGGAGGGCGCCCGCGACGACTACGGCGTCGTCCTGACCGGCGGCGAGGTGGACGAGGCCGCGACCGACGACCTGCGGCGGCGGCTGTCGGAGGCGCGGGGGCCGGCGCCGTTCTTCGACCGGGGCCCCGGCTATCGGCTGCTGTCCGGCGGCCGGGACTCCTCGGAGCTCGATCACCTTTAA
- a CDS encoding FKBP-type peptidyl-prolyl cis-trans isomerase, translating into MALERPEIDFPEGTPPDYLDITDITVGDGPEATKGSSVSVHYLGVAFSTGEEFDASWNRGEAFEFPLGAGSVIKGWDMGVAGMKVGGRRKLVIPPHLGYGNRGAGAAIKPGETLIFVVDLLAVN; encoded by the coding sequence ATGGCGCTTGAACGACCCGAGATCGACTTCCCCGAGGGCACTCCGCCCGACTACCTCGACATCACCGACATCACCGTCGGGGACGGTCCGGAGGCCACCAAGGGGTCCAGCGTCTCGGTGCACTACCTCGGCGTGGCCTTCTCCACGGGCGAGGAGTTCGACGCCTCCTGGAACCGCGGCGAGGCCTTCGAGTTCCCGCTGGGCGCCGGAAGCGTCATCAAGGGCTGGGACATGGGCGTGGCCGGGATGAAGGTCGGCGGCCGACGCAAGCTCGTCATCCCGCCGCACCTCGGGTACGGAAACCGCGGCGCGGGCGCGGCGATCAAGCCCGGCGAGACGCTGATCTTCGTCGTGGACCTGCTGGCGGTCAACTAG
- a CDS encoding ABC transporter permease, translated as MNLTTTVSPPNGRLLLRLARLDATLMWRNRTALFGVVGLPAFFAAMLVVSKGNGSTTAGMESVLFTGTGNLGFFLLPAVFMNLLNVFTARREELTLKRLRSGPLSDVEVLGGSVLSGALLYLVQSAVIVVIIAAVLGGGAPGDPVLMLVGMLLGVAVFSLLAAALSGVTPTVELAQLTVLPVLLVSMLASGSMIPLDELPEGVRQAARLVPLTPVVEIVRTAYLGRDFTGGGDHGSVGVLEAWTACGPALAVLAAWVAAGVWLARRYFRWEPRRG; from the coding sequence ATGAACCTCACGACGACCGTCTCGCCGCCGAACGGCCGCCTGCTGCTGCGGCTGGCCCGGCTCGACGCCACGCTCATGTGGCGCAACCGCACGGCGCTGTTCGGGGTCGTGGGCCTCCCGGCGTTCTTCGCCGCGATGCTCGTGGTGTCCAAGGGCAACGGCAGCACGACCGCGGGGATGGAGTCGGTCCTGTTCACCGGCACCGGCAACCTCGGATTCTTCCTGCTGCCCGCCGTCTTCATGAACCTGCTGAACGTCTTCACCGCCCGCCGCGAGGAGCTGACCCTCAAGCGGCTCCGCAGCGGCCCGCTGTCGGACGTGGAGGTGCTCGGCGGCAGCGTGCTCAGCGGCGCGCTGCTCTACCTGGTGCAGTCGGCCGTCATCGTGGTCATCATCGCCGCCGTGCTCGGCGGCGGCGCGCCCGGCGACCCGGTGCTGATGCTGGTGGGGATGCTGCTGGGCGTGGCCGTGTTCTCGCTCCTGGCCGCCGCGCTGTCCGGGGTCACGCCCACGGTGGAGCTGGCGCAGCTCACGGTGCTGCCGGTGCTGCTCGTCAGCATGCTCGCGTCGGGGTCCATGATCCCCCTGGACGAGCTGCCCGAGGGCGTGCGGCAGGCGGCGCGGTTGGTGCCCCTCACGCCGGTCGTGGAGATCGTCCGCACCGCCTACCTGGGTCGGGACTTCACCGGCGGCGGCGATCACGGGAGCGTGGGGGTCCTGGAGGCGTGGACGGCGTGCGGGCCCGCCCTGGCGGTGCTCGCGGCATGGGTCGCGGCGGGTGTCTGGCTGGCCCGGCGGTACTTCCGCTGGGAGCCCCGGCGCGGCTGA
- a CDS encoding ATP-binding cassette domain-containing protein has protein sequence MIQARGLTKRFGAKVAVDHVEFAVRPGTVTGFLGPNGAGKSTTMRLILGLDRPTEGDVTVNGRHYRDLPAPLREVGALLEAKAVHGGRTAYNHLWCLAQSNGIPRRRVDEVLGLVGLESVAKKATRGFSLGMSQRLGIAGALLGDPPVLMFDEPVNGLDPEGILWVRRLMQQLAREGRTVFVSSHLMSEMAVTADHLVVIGKGKILADTGVRDFIDSNATSHVRVRSPHLDRVEPLLASQGWRVERADDGSLRVHEVTAEQVGDLVGGAGLWLHELTGVQPSLEDAFMQLTGDSVEYHAHMAGEPAVAAPPQAGGDR, from the coding sequence ATGATCCAGGCACGCGGGCTCACCAAGCGCTTCGGCGCCAAGGTGGCCGTCGACCATGTGGAATTCGCCGTGCGGCCGGGCACGGTGACCGGGTTCCTCGGCCCCAACGGGGCCGGGAAGTCCACGACGATGCGTCTCATCCTCGGGCTGGACCGGCCCACCGAGGGGGACGTGACCGTCAACGGCAGGCACTACCGCGACCTGCCCGCCCCGCTCCGCGAGGTCGGGGCGCTGCTGGAGGCCAAGGCCGTGCACGGCGGCCGCACCGCCTACAACCACCTGTGGTGCCTGGCGCAGAGCAACGGCATCCCGCGCCGCCGGGTCGACGAGGTGCTCGGCCTGGTGGGGCTGGAGTCGGTGGCCAAGAAGGCCACCCGGGGCTTCTCGCTGGGCATGAGCCAGCGGCTCGGCATCGCCGGGGCGCTGCTGGGCGACCCGCCCGTGCTGATGTTCGACGAGCCCGTCAACGGGCTGGACCCGGAGGGCATCCTCTGGGTCCGGCGGCTGATGCAGCAGTTGGCGCGCGAGGGACGCACGGTGTTCGTCTCCAGCCACCTGATGAGCGAGATGGCGGTGACCGCCGACCACCTGGTGGTCATCGGCAAGGGGAAGATCCTCGCCGACACGGGGGTCAGGGACTTCATCGACTCCAACGCCACCAGTCACGTGCGGGTCCGCTCGCCGCACCTGGACCGGGTGGAGCCGCTGCTGGCCTCGCAGGGCTGGCGGGTCGAGCGCGCCGACGACGGCTCGCTGCGGGTCCACGAGGTCACCGCCGAGCAGGTCGGCGACCTGGTGGGCGGCGCCGGGCTGTGGCTGCACGAGCTGACGGGCGTGCAGCCGTCGCTGGAGGACGCGTTCATGCAGCTCACCGGGGACTCCGTCGAGTACCACGCGCACATGGCCGGGGAGCCCGCCGTCGCGGCGCCCCCGCAGGCGGGAGGCGACCGATGA
- a CDS encoding helix-turn-helix domain-containing protein has protein sequence MTATVHRYGGDDLGRTERTWGALRFALARWRVDGEAEGLTRRSEHQLFVTLPGSGGWTVAELEGERRHEGPECPGATTFIPGSRRRWSHYEGEGIAYASIRLDPDVLGPLEELPAQVDFIGFTNRPDPFVHHLVHVLAEETRRGEDAGDLFADGVAGALMLHLLRRHSDAAPRALRRPTPPMPGAVLRRVLEHLHDNLGEDLRIATLADLAGVDRYRFGRCFKAATGLSPHRYVLERRLERAAGLLRADGRRPIADIAHQVGFSSQSHLTTAFRRRYGTTPHAYRREVTA, from the coding sequence ATGACGGCGACGGTGCACCGGTACGGCGGCGACGACCTCGGACGCACGGAACGGACGTGGGGCGCGCTGCGGTTCGCGCTGGCCCGCTGGCGGGTCGACGGCGAGGCCGAGGGCCTCACCCGGCGGTCCGAGCACCAGCTCTTCGTGACCCTGCCGGGGTCGGGCGGGTGGACCGTCGCCGAGCTGGAGGGGGAGCGGCGTCACGAGGGCCCCGAGTGCCCGGGGGCCACCACGTTCATCCCGGGCTCGCGGCGGCGCTGGTCGCACTACGAGGGCGAGGGCATCGCCTACGCGTCGATCCGCCTCGACCCGGACGTGCTCGGCCCGCTGGAGGAGCTGCCGGCGCAGGTGGACTTCATCGGCTTCACCAACCGGCCCGACCCGTTCGTCCACCATCTCGTGCACGTGCTGGCGGAGGAGACGCGGCGGGGCGAGGACGCCGGCGACCTGTTCGCCGACGGCGTCGCGGGCGCGCTGATGCTGCACCTGCTGCGCCGCCACTCCGACGCGGCGCCGAGGGCCCTCCGCCGGCCGACCCCCCCGATGCCCGGCGCCGTGCTGCGCCGCGTCCTGGAACATCTGCACGACAACCTCGGCGAGGACCTCCGGATCGCGACGCTCGCCGATCTGGCCGGCGTCGACCGGTACCGGTTCGGCCGCTGCTTCAAGGCGGCGACCGGCCTGTCCCCGCACCGGTACGTCCTGGAACGCCGTCTGGAGAGGGCGGCCGGGCTGCTCCGCGCCGACGGGCGCCGGCCGATCGCCGACATCGCCCACCAGGTCGGCTTCTCCAGCCAGAGCCACCTGACCACCGCGTTCCGCCGCAGGTACGGGACGACCCCGCACGCCTACCGCCGGGAGGTCACCGCCTGA
- a CDS encoding carbon-nitrogen hydrolase family protein has product MRVAMCQIQVGDDPDENLRQVREALALAGDVDLAVFPEAVHLRFGNDLAKVAEPLDGAFVGELRRAAREHGTALVAGVFEPADGDRVYNTAVAIDAAGDLVASYRKMHLFDAFGDRESDRVAAGDWPVVVDLAGVRLGLITCYDVRFPELARALVERGADVLVVIAAWGQGVFKEEHWTTLVRARAIENTVWVVAVDKAPDRSRPLSGGPGGVGRSMLIDPMGTVLADLGPFPSVRVGEIDTRVTEHVRGILPALAHRRRDVL; this is encoded by the coding sequence ATGCGCGTGGCGATGTGTCAGATCCAGGTGGGCGACGATCCGGACGAGAACCTTCGGCAGGTCAGGGAGGCGCTGGCGCTGGCCGGCGACGTCGACCTGGCCGTCTTCCCCGAGGCGGTGCACCTGCGGTTCGGCAACGACCTGGCGAAGGTCGCCGAGCCGTTGGACGGGGCGTTCGTCGGGGAGCTGCGCCGGGCCGCGCGCGAGCACGGCACCGCGCTGGTCGCCGGGGTGTTCGAGCCCGCGGACGGCGACCGCGTGTACAACACGGCCGTGGCGATCGACGCGGCCGGCGACCTGGTCGCCTCGTACCGCAAGATGCACCTGTTCGACGCGTTCGGCGACCGCGAGTCCGATCGGGTGGCGGCCGGCGACTGGCCCGTGGTGGTGGATCTGGCGGGTGTCCGGCTGGGCCTGATCACCTGCTACGACGTCCGGTTCCCCGAGCTGGCGCGGGCGCTGGTGGAACGGGGCGCCGACGTGCTGGTCGTGATCGCCGCCTGGGGTCAGGGGGTGTTCAAGGAGGAGCACTGGACCACGCTCGTGCGGGCCAGGGCCATCGAGAACACCGTCTGGGTGGTGGCGGTCGACAAGGCCCCCGACCGGTCCCGGCCGCTGTCCGGCGGCCCGGGCGGGGTGGGGCGCAGCATGCTCATCGATCCGATGGGCACCGTGCTGGCGGACCTGGGGCCGTTCCCGTCGGTGCGGGTCGGGGAGATCGACACGCGCGTCACCGAGCACGTCCGCGGCATCCTGCCGGCGCTGGCGCACCGCCGCCGCGACGTCCTCTGA